A single genomic interval of Electrophorus electricus isolate fEleEle1 chromosome 2, fEleEle1.pri, whole genome shotgun sequence harbors:
- the LOC113578529 gene encoding tubulin beta-4 chain-like isoform X1, with the protein MREIVHLQAGQCGNQIGAKFWEVISDEHAIDPTGAYHGDSDLQLERISVYYNQATGGKYVPRAILVDLEPGTMDSVRSGPFGQIFRPDNFVFGQSGAGNNWAKGHYTEGADLVDSVLDVVRKESESCDCLQGFQVTHSLGGGTGSGMGTLLISKIREEYPDRIMNTFSVVPSPKVSDTVVEPYNATLSVHQLVENTDETYCIDNEALYDICFRTLKLTIPTYDDLNHLVSVTMSGVTTCLRFPGQLNADLRKLAVNMVPFPRLHFFMPGFAPLTSRGSQQYRALTVTELTQQMFDAKNMMAACDPRHGRYLTVAAVFRGRMSMKEVDEQMLNVQNKNSSYFVEWIPNNVKTAVCDIPPRGLKMAATFIGNSTAIQELFKRISEQFTAMFRRKAFLHWYTGEGMDEMEFTEAESNMNDLVFEYQQYQDATAEEDGEMEEGEEDMG; encoded by the exons ATGAGGGAGATAGTCCATCTGCAAGCAGGTCAATGTGGAAATCAGATCGGCGCAAAG TTCTGGGAGGTGATAAGTGACGAGCACGCCATAGACCCAACTGGAGCATACCACGGAGACAGCGACCTTCAGCTtgagagaataagtgtgtattACAACCAGGCAACGG GAGGAAAATATGTCCCTCGAGCCATTTTAGTGGATCTGGAGCCAGGAACAATGGATTCAGTGCGCTCTGGGCCATTTGGGCAGATCTTTCGGCCAGACAATTTTGTCTTTG GACAGAGTGGTGCAGGAAACAACTGGGCAAAAGGTCACTACACTGAAGGTGCAGATCTGGTAGACTCTGTGTTAGATGTGGTGAGGAAAGAATCAGAAAGCTGTGACTGTTTACAGGGGTTTCAGGTCACTCACTCTCTGGGCGGGGGCACTGGATCTGGTATGGGAACCCTGCTGATCAGCAAAATCCGTGAAGAATATCCTGACAGAATTATGAACACCTTTAGTGTCGTTCCCTCCCCTAAAGTGTCAGACACTGTAGTAGAGCCATACAATGCCACTCTGTCTGTGCACCAGCTTGTCGAGAACACAGACGAGACCTACTGTATAGACAACGAGGCTCTGTATGATATTTGCTTCCGTACACTGAAGCTCACAATCCCTACTTATGATGATCTGAATCACTTGGTGTCTGTTACTATGAGTGGAGTTACAACCTGTTTACGGTTCCCAGGGCAACTTAACGCAGACTTGCGTAAGCTGGCTGTCAACATGGTTCCTTTCCCCAGGCTGCATTTTTTCATGCCAGGATTTGCCCCCCTCACAAGCCGTGGCAGCCAGCAATACCGCGCCCTCACGGTGACTGAGCTCACACAGCAGATGTTTGACGCAAAGAACATGATGGCTGCCTGTGACCCTCGACATGGACGCTACCTGACAGTAGCAGCCGTGTTTCGCGGGCGCATGTCCATGAAGGAGGTGGACGAGCAGATGCTGAACGTGCAGAACAAGAACAGTAGCTACTTCGTGGAATGGATTCCCAACAACGTCAAGACGGCTGTCTGCGACATTCCACCTCGTGGGCTGAAGATGGCAGCCACGTTTATTGGAAACAGTACAGCCATCCAGGAGCTGTTCAAGCGAATCTCTGAGCAGTTCACAGCCATGTTCAGGCGCAAGGCTTTCCTTCACTGGTATACGGGAGAGGGCATGGATGAGATGGAGTTCACTGAGGCAGAGAGCAACATGAATGACCTGGTATTTGAGTACCAGCAGTACCAGGATGCTACAGCAGAGGAGGATGGTGAgatggaggagggagaggaggataTGGGCTGA
- the LOC113578529 gene encoding tubulin beta chain-like isoform X2, with the protein MREIVHLQAGQCGNQIGAKFWEVISDEHAIDPTGAYHGDSDLQLERISVYYNQATGGKYVPRAILVDLEPGTMDSVRSGPFGQIFRPDNFVFGQSGAGNNWAKGHYTEGADLVDSVLDVVRKESESCDCLQGFQVTHSLGGGTGSGMGTLLISKIREEYPDRIMNTFSVVPSPKVSDTVVEPYNATLSVHQLVENTDETYCIDNEALYDICFRTLKLTIPTYDDLNHLVSVTMSGVTTCLRFPGQLNADLRKLAVNMVPFPRLHFFMPGFAPLTSRGSQQYRALTVTELTQQMFDAKNMMAACDPRHGRYLTVAAVFRGRMSMKEVDEQMLNVQNKNSSYFVEWIPNNVKTAVCDIPPRGLKMAATFIGNSTAIQELFKRISEQFTAMFRRKAFLHWYTGEGMDEMEFTEAESNMNDLVFEYQQYQDATAEEDGSLRKMNKMHKQQL; encoded by the exons ATGAGGGAGATAGTCCATCTGCAAGCAGGTCAATGTGGAAATCAGATCGGCGCAAAG TTCTGGGAGGTGATAAGTGACGAGCACGCCATAGACCCAACTGGAGCATACCACGGAGACAGCGACCTTCAGCTtgagagaataagtgtgtattACAACCAGGCAACGG GAGGAAAATATGTCCCTCGAGCCATTTTAGTGGATCTGGAGCCAGGAACAATGGATTCAGTGCGCTCTGGGCCATTTGGGCAGATCTTTCGGCCAGACAATTTTGTCTTTG GACAGAGTGGTGCAGGAAACAACTGGGCAAAAGGTCACTACACTGAAGGTGCAGATCTGGTAGACTCTGTGTTAGATGTGGTGAGGAAAGAATCAGAAAGCTGTGACTGTTTACAGGGGTTTCAGGTCACTCACTCTCTGGGCGGGGGCACTGGATCTGGTATGGGAACCCTGCTGATCAGCAAAATCCGTGAAGAATATCCTGACAGAATTATGAACACCTTTAGTGTCGTTCCCTCCCCTAAAGTGTCAGACACTGTAGTAGAGCCATACAATGCCACTCTGTCTGTGCACCAGCTTGTCGAGAACACAGACGAGACCTACTGTATAGACAACGAGGCTCTGTATGATATTTGCTTCCGTACACTGAAGCTCACAATCCCTACTTATGATGATCTGAATCACTTGGTGTCTGTTACTATGAGTGGAGTTACAACCTGTTTACGGTTCCCAGGGCAACTTAACGCAGACTTGCGTAAGCTGGCTGTCAACATGGTTCCTTTCCCCAGGCTGCATTTTTTCATGCCAGGATTTGCCCCCCTCACAAGCCGTGGCAGCCAGCAATACCGCGCCCTCACGGTGACTGAGCTCACACAGCAGATGTTTGACGCAAAGAACATGATGGCTGCCTGTGACCCTCGACATGGACGCTACCTGACAGTAGCAGCCGTGTTTCGCGGGCGCATGTCCATGAAGGAGGTGGACGAGCAGATGCTGAACGTGCAGAACAAGAACAGTAGCTACTTCGTGGAATGGATTCCCAACAACGTCAAGACGGCTGTCTGCGACATTCCACCTCGTGGGCTGAAGATGGCAGCCACGTTTATTGGAAACAGTACAGCCATCCAGGAGCTGTTCAAGCGAATCTCTGAGCAGTTCACAGCCATGTTCAGGCGCAAGGCTTTCCTTCACTGGTATACGGGAGAGGGCATGGATGAGATGGAGTTCACTGAGGCAGAGAGCAACATGAATGACCTGGTATTTGAGTACCAGCAGTACCAGGATGCTACAGCAGAGGAGGATG GCAGCCT caggaaaatgaacaaaatgcataaacaacAGTTATGA
- the prkag3b gene encoding 5'-AMP-activated protein kinase subunit gamma-3b isoform X2, translating into MSHCCYDAIPTSSKLVIFDTTLQVKKAFFALVANGVRAAPLWDNKQQCFVGMLTITDFINILHRYYKSPMVQIYELEEHKIETWRAVYLQYSLTSLISITPESSLFNAIYSLLKNKIHRLPVIDPESGNVLHILTHKRILKFLHIFGSMIPKPRFLQKRIEEAEIGTFKSIATVQETATVYDALSIFVERRVSALPVVNAQGKVVALYSRFDVINLAAQKNYNNLNMTMQEAIEGRSCCIEGVLKCYPHETLEIIINRIAEAEVHRLVLVDKEDVVRGIISLSDLLQALVLTPAGRQPVVSSGQPVETLH; encoded by the exons ATGAGCCACTGCTGCTACGATGCCATTCCAACCAGCTCCAAACTGGTCATTTTTGATACAACACTGCAG GTAAAGAAGGCGTTCTTCGCATTAGTTGCTAATGGAGTCAGAGCTGCACCTTTATGGGAcaacaaacagcagtgtttcGTAG GAATGCTTACTATAACAGATTTTATTAACATTCTCCACCGATATTACAAATCACCTATG GTTCAGATCTATGAGTTGGAAGAGCACAAGATTGAAACCTGGAGGG CGGTCTATCTTCAGTACTCCCTAACCTCTCTGATCAGCATCACCCCTGAATCCAG CCTCTTCAATGCCATTTACTCCTTACTGAAGAATAAGATTCACAGGCTGCCTGTTATAGATCCAGAATCGGGGAATGTTCTGCACATACTGACCCACAAACGCATCCTGAAGTTTCTTCACATCTTT GGTTCCATGATCCCAAAGCCAAGATTCTTACAAAAGCGAATTGAGGAGGCGGAAATTGGGACCTTTAAGAGTATCGCCACAGTCCAGGAGACGGCAACGGTTTATGACGCTTTATCAATATTTGTTGAGCGGCGAGTATCAGCCTTGCCCGTTGTGAATGCACAAG GAAAAGTTGTGGCGCTCTACTCCCGGTTTGATGTCATT AACCTGGCTGCTCAGAAAAATTACAATAACCTGAACATGACAATGCAAGAAGCGATCGAGGGCCGCTCATGCTGCATTGAAGGTGTGCTAAAGTGTTACCCACATGAAACCCTGGAGATCATAATTAATCGCATAGCTGAAGCAGAG GTTCATCGTCTAGTTCTAGTGGACAAAGAGGATGTAGTCAGGGGAATCATCTCGCTGTCTGACTTGCTGCAGGCCTTGGTTCTTACTCCTGCAG GTAGGCAGCCTGTAGTTTCTTCTGGCCAACCAGTCGAGACGCTGCATTAG
- the ttll4 gene encoding tubulin polyglutamylase TTLL4, with protein sequence MASSGAEDLRSGASRSALVVQAKSAVVHSFNARVSSSLTEKERHHPAAPGDSVSRPNVTVAYYQPLRTSGISSQCAYPSVPAAPTTVTRVVHDRSAVARPPNGLGNIDTRAANVVSKSSVYICCPSTACHSPCCREASVSSYQSHWHLNPLGLRSKLLGKRSFSPQLSIYLTCPSPPKSSSHRASVIVEKIMPTNQSYPWTDSKLKSSSKGVIQPSTAKVPMNVRLEGLGEAKDLEKQSTILSASHCNSGDKGDGIGGTAKSTYLEDKCPDVPLNHIFGAREWPQYEKIVAEDTKENAHVVECCVGHGTSEAPLRMRKVSSEVEFTAAIPNLPKSMAHGRNRMINGLSAPLRTSVGPHSSPSTARTGTGTAAGATFSTKSSTSCLINGNGESSVTSSAICPDARTEKYPSSSLSDGVPQCSTHAIPEISHKVDPLHSPTVYSVTNQISSIHLTKGRSQYILEENLNLCPMIQDKEHARAVNGQERVALLKIGEEDFPDELENDCSGNDDDGSDCDAFSATSMAASTNTEEPMSSEPEDERVVKPALVPSLFPFMPPTLYFSTASEKVELLPLQQRKLLKWKMSSVTPNIVKHTVARSHFKVTKKCYDWLGCWGHHMKSPGFKTIRKYQKLNHFPGSFQIGRKDRLWRNLSKMQAHFGKLEFGFFPRSFVLPQDTKLLKKAWEDGGGRQKWIIKPPASARGIGIQVIHKWSQMPRKRPLLVQKYLHKPYLISGNKFDLRVYVYVTSYDPLRVYIFNDGLVRFASCKYSSSMKTLSNKFMHLTNYSVNKKNSEYQTNSDDKACQGHKWALKALWHYMGSRGINTTLIWEKIKDMVIKTIIASDPYVNTLVKLHVRSPYSCHELFGFDIMLDENLKPWVLEVNISPSLHSNSALDVSVKGQMIRDVLNLAGFVLPQKEDILPSSSSDGGSTSSLCGAMRERSRSRSDLSADEKVKRAFYLTQCLRDQDFCSTVLDVLTPNDVRVLAESEDELSRQGEFERVFPSPASSRYLRFFEHTRYLNILLNQWEQKYCQDRSKGIEMLRSLCQKQVHLGNLDDNEHRWSSKSYKGYRSDIHSVTSAKTELTKSSVTVSQNVRPEEEEEEEEEDWSDPEVQSLTSSLPDMSLLGSMNSSLSSVTDSQPSKFRRADM encoded by the exons ATGGCCTCCAGTGGAGCTGAAGATTTGAGGAGTGGGGCATCTCGGTCAGCCCTCGTCGTTCAAGCTAAGTCTGCAGTTGTGCATTCATTCAATGCTCGTGTGTCTTCCAGCCTCACTGAGAAGGAACGGCATCACCCTGCAGCCCCCGGTGACTCTGTATCGCGGCCCAATGTGACAGTGGCGTATTACCAGCCTCTTCGAACCTCAGGGATCTCTTCACAGTGTGCCTATCCGTCAGTGCCTGCAGCACCTACCACTGTAACACGGGTCGTGCATGACAGGAGTGCAGTTGCTCGTCCTCCTAACGGTCTTGGTAATATTGATACAAGAGCTGCCAACGTGGTCTCAAAGAGCTCAGTTTATATATGTTGCCCCTCTACAGCTTGCCATAGCCCCTGCTGCCGGGAGGCATCTGTCTCAAGCTATCAGTCACACTGGCACTTGAACCCACTCGGGTTAAGGTCAAAACTTTTAGGGAAAAGGTCCTTTTCACCCCAGCTCTCTATTTATCTGACTTGTCCCTCTCCACCCAAGTCCTCCTCTCACAGGGCATCTGTCATAGTCGAGAAGATCATGCCCACAAACCAGTCTTATCCATGGACGGACAGCAAGCTTAAAAGTAGCAGCAAAGGGGTTATTCAACCATCCACTGCCAAAGTGCCTATGAATGTCAGACTAGAGGGACTTGGAGAAGCAAAGGACTTGGAGAAGCAAAGCACTATACTGTCTGCCTCTCACTGTAATAGTGGAGACAAGGGAGATGGCATAGGAGGTACAGCTAAGTCCACGTATTTGGAGGACAAATGCCCAGATGTGCCTCTGAACCATATCTTTGGCGCTCGTGAATGGCCTCAGTATGAGAAGATTGTGGCTGAGGACACTAAAGAGAATGCACATGTGGTGGAATGTTGTGTGGGCCATGGCACCAGTGAAGCACCTCTGAGAATGAGAAAGGTCAGCTCTGAGGTAGAGTTCACTGCAGCCATCCCAAACCTCCCGAAAAGCATGGCACACGGGCGAAACAGGATGATAAATGGTCTGAGTGCACCCCTCAGGACCAGCGTTGGTCCTCACAGCAGTCCTAGCACAGCcaggacaggaacaggaacagccGCAGGTGCCACTTTTTCAACGAAATCCTCAACCTCTTGCCTTATTAACGGCAACGGAGAGTCTAGTGTGACTTCCAGTGCCATTTGTCCAGACGCCAGAACTGAAAAATACCCCTCTAGTTCTCTCAGTGATGGAGTGCCTCAGTGCAGTACTCATGCCATTCCTGAGATCAGCCATAAAGTAGACCCCCTACACTCTCCCACTGTTTACTCAGTTACAAATCAGATATCCTCCATACACCTCACAAAGGGGAGGTCTCAGTACATCTTGGAAGAGAACCTGAACCTTTGCCCTATGATCCAAGACAAAGAACATGCTCGTGCGGTCAATGG TCAGGAGCGTGTTGCCCTTCTAAAGATTGGAGAGGAGGATTTTCCAGATGAGTTGGAGAATGACTGCAGCGGCAATGACGATG ATGGATCTGATTGTGATGCCTTCTCAGCGACATCTATGGCAGCCTCAACAAA TACTGAGGAGCCGATGAGCTCTGAGCCAGAGGATGAACGGGTGGTGAAGCCAGCACTGGTGCCCAGCCTGTTCCCCTTCATGCCCCCAACCCTGTACTTCAGTACTGCCAGTGAGaagg TGGAACTGCTGCCTCTGCAACAGAGGAAACTCCTGAAGTGGAAGATGAGCAGTGTCACACCTAATATAGTCAAGCACACTGTCGCGAGGTCACACTTTAAAGTTACCAAGA AGTGTTATGACTGGCTGGGCTGCTGGGGTCACCATATGAAGTCACCTGGGTTCAAGACCATACGAAAGTATCAGAAG TTGAACCATTTTCCAGGGTCCTTTCAGATCGGACGAAAGGATCGTCTGTGGCGGAACCTGTCCAAGATGCAGGCGCACTTTGGCAAGCTGGAGTTTGGCTTCTTCCCACGGTCCTTTGTCCTCCCACAGGACACGAAGCTTCTGAAGAAAGCCTGGGAGGACGGAGGGGGCCGGCAAAAGTGGATCATCAAACCG CCAGCATCAGCCAGAGGGATTGGCATACAGGTTATTCACAAGTGGAGTCAAATGCCACGCAAGAGGCCGCTTCTCGTACAAAA ATACCTTCACAAACCCTACCTCATCAGTGGGAATAAATTTGACCTGCGGGTTTATGTCTATGTGACCTCTTATGACCCACTTCGTGTTTACATCTTTAATGATGGACTTGTCCGTTTTGCAAGTTGCAA ATACTCCTCTTCCATGAAAACCCTTAGCAACAAGTTCATGCACCTGACAAACTACAGTGTGAACAAAAAGAACTCAGAGTATCAGACCAACAGTGATGATAAAGCCTGCCAGGGCCACAAATG GGCACTGAAAGCGTTGTGGCACTACATGGGCTCCAGAGGAATCAACACCACTCTTATCTGGGAGAAGATTAAGGACATGGTCATCAAAACCATCATTGC GTCAGACCCATATGTGAATACACTGGTGAAGTTGCACGTGCGTTCTCCATACAGCTGTCATGAGCTGTTTGGCTTTGACATCATGCTGGATGAGAACCTAAAGCCATGGGTCCTGGAGGTCAACATTTCACCCAG CCTGCACTCCAACAGTGCGCTGGATGTGAGTGTTAAGGGCCAGATGATCCGGGATGTGCTGAACCTGGCTGGCTTTGTGCTCCCTCAGAAAGAAGACATCCTTCCCTCCAGCAGCAGTGACGGTGGCTCCACCAGCAG TTTGTGTGGAGCAATGCGAGAGAGATCGAGATCGAGATCAGACCTGTCCGCTGACGAGAAAGTGAAGAGAGCCTTCTATCTCACCCAGTGCCTCAGGGACCAG GATTTCTGCTCCACAGTTCTGGATGTGCTGACCCCCAATGACGTGCGTGTGCTGGCTGAAAGTGAAGATGAGTTGAGTCGTCAGGGGGAGTTTGAGCGCGTCTTCCCCTCCCCCGCCTCGTCCCGCTACCTCAGATTCTTCGAGCACACACGCTACCTCAACATCCTTCTCAACCAGTGGGAACAGAAATACTGCCAAGACAGGAGCAAAG GTATTGAAATGTTGAGGAGTCTGTGTCAGAAACAAGTGCACTTGGGAAACCTTGATGACAATGAGCATCGT TGGTCTTCAAAATCATATAAAGGATACAGATCTGACATTCACAGTGTCACATCTGCTAAAACAGAACTAACCAAATCAAG tgttaCAGTGAGTCAGAATGTAAGAcccgaggaggaagaggaggaggaggaggaggattgGTCTGACCCTGAGGTTCAGTCACTGACCTCCAGTCTTCCAGACATGAGTCTCCTGGGTTCAATGAACTCAAGCCTGAGTTCAGTCACTGACAGCCAGCCATCTAAATTCAGGAGAGCAGACATGTAG
- the prkag3b gene encoding 5'-AMP-activated protein kinase subunit gamma-3b isoform X1 translates to MDHIPEVSFMDAEGLTVKMTEPAGDPNADAYTKFFMSHCCYDAIPTSSKLVIFDTTLQVKKAFFALVANGVRAAPLWDNKQQCFVGMLTITDFINILHRYYKSPMVQIYELEEHKIETWRAVYLQYSLTSLISITPESSLFNAIYSLLKNKIHRLPVIDPESGNVLHILTHKRILKFLHIFGSMIPKPRFLQKRIEEAEIGTFKSIATVQETATVYDALSIFVERRVSALPVVNAQGKVVALYSRFDVINLAAQKNYNNLNMTMQEAIEGRSCCIEGVLKCYPHETLEIIINRIAEAEVHRLVLVDKEDVVRGIISLSDLLQALVLTPAGRQPVVSSGQPVETLH, encoded by the exons ATGGACCACATCCCTGAG GTCAGTTTTATGGATGCTGAGGGCCTTACAGTAAAGATGACAG AACCTGCTGGAGATCCCAATGCAGACGCCTACACCAAGTTCTTCATGAGCCACTGCTGCTACGATGCCATTCCAACCAGCTCCAAACTGGTCATTTTTGATACAACACTGCAG GTAAAGAAGGCGTTCTTCGCATTAGTTGCTAATGGAGTCAGAGCTGCACCTTTATGGGAcaacaaacagcagtgtttcGTAG GAATGCTTACTATAACAGATTTTATTAACATTCTCCACCGATATTACAAATCACCTATG GTTCAGATCTATGAGTTGGAAGAGCACAAGATTGAAACCTGGAGGG CGGTCTATCTTCAGTACTCCCTAACCTCTCTGATCAGCATCACCCCTGAATCCAG CCTCTTCAATGCCATTTACTCCTTACTGAAGAATAAGATTCACAGGCTGCCTGTTATAGATCCAGAATCGGGGAATGTTCTGCACATACTGACCCACAAACGCATCCTGAAGTTTCTTCACATCTTT GGTTCCATGATCCCAAAGCCAAGATTCTTACAAAAGCGAATTGAGGAGGCGGAAATTGGGACCTTTAAGAGTATCGCCACAGTCCAGGAGACGGCAACGGTTTATGACGCTTTATCAATATTTGTTGAGCGGCGAGTATCAGCCTTGCCCGTTGTGAATGCACAAG GAAAAGTTGTGGCGCTCTACTCCCGGTTTGATGTCATT AACCTGGCTGCTCAGAAAAATTACAATAACCTGAACATGACAATGCAAGAAGCGATCGAGGGCCGCTCATGCTGCATTGAAGGTGTGCTAAAGTGTTACCCACATGAAACCCTGGAGATCATAATTAATCGCATAGCTGAAGCAGAG GTTCATCGTCTAGTTCTAGTGGACAAAGAGGATGTAGTCAGGGGAATCATCTCGCTGTCTGACTTGCTGCAGGCCTTGGTTCTTACTCCTGCAG GTAGGCAGCCTGTAGTTTCTTCTGGCCAACCAGTCGAGACGCTGCATTAG